In Streptomyces sp. NBC_00091, the following proteins share a genomic window:
- a CDS encoding ArsA family ATPase, translating to MQTLLVTGPGGAGRTTVAAATALAAARDGQRVLLLSADAPFGEGAGSPDPRLRLARIDSGEEFRTELAALQERGASLIGMLGGRPLGAEELTELPGAEQFALLRALRRAAAAPATDLVVVDMPPLHQAVATLALPAQLRRYLARLLPAERQAARALRPVLAQLAGVPMPAQWLYETAARWDEELAAVQAVVEAPTTRVRLVAEPGPAAGTALRTGVLGLALHELRVEALVANRLVPPGSAAADPWAAGIAAQQGKFLAEWGEDLPVHGLVHLGRDPQDPDDLEVLGSAPGIAPAPPTRPGPGWTVEDRLAADGVLVWAIPLPGARKAELDLIRRGDELLVAVGPHRRIVPLPSALRRCTVSGAALAEGVLRVRFTPDPRLWPRER from the coding sequence ATGCAGACCCTGCTGGTCACCGGTCCCGGAGGGGCGGGGCGCACTACCGTCGCCGCCGCCACCGCGCTCGCCGCGGCCCGGGACGGGCAGCGGGTGCTGCTGCTGTCCGCCGACGCCCCCTTCGGGGAGGGCGCCGGCAGCCCCGACCCCCGGCTCCGCCTCGCCCGCATCGACTCCGGCGAGGAGTTCCGTACCGAACTCGCCGCCCTCCAGGAACGCGGCGCCTCCCTCATCGGGATGCTCGGCGGCCGCCCCCTCGGCGCCGAGGAACTCACCGAGCTGCCAGGCGCCGAACAGTTCGCCCTGCTCCGAGCCCTGCGCCGGGCCGCCGCCGCACCCGCCACCGACCTCGTCGTCGTGGACATGCCCCCGCTGCACCAGGCCGTGGCCACCCTCGCCCTCCCCGCCCAGCTGCGCCGCTACCTGGCCCGGCTGCTGCCCGCGGAGCGCCAGGCGGCCCGCGCGCTGCGCCCCGTACTGGCCCAGCTCGCCGGGGTCCCGATGCCGGCCCAGTGGCTGTACGAGACCGCCGCGCGCTGGGACGAGGAGCTGGCCGCCGTCCAGGCCGTCGTCGAGGCCCCCACCACCCGGGTCCGCCTGGTCGCCGAGCCCGGCCCCGCCGCCGGCACCGCCCTGCGCACCGGGGTGCTCGGGCTCGCCCTGCACGAGCTGCGCGTCGAGGCCCTGGTCGCCAACCGGCTCGTGCCGCCGGGCTCCGCGGCCGCCGACCCCTGGGCGGCGGGGATCGCCGCCCAGCAGGGGAAGTTCCTGGCCGAGTGGGGCGAGGACCTCCCCGTCCACGGGCTGGTGCACCTCGGCCGGGACCCGCAGGACCCCGACGACCTGGAGGTCCTCGGCTCCGCCCCCGGCATCGCCCCCGCGCCGCCCACCCGGCCGGGCCCCGGCTGGACCGTCGAGGACCGGCTCGCCGCCGACGGGGTGCTCGTCTGGGCGATCCCGCTGCCCGGCGCCCGCAAGGCCGAGCTCGACCTGATCCGGCGCGGCGACGAGCTGCTGGTCGCGGTGGGCCCGCACCGCAGGATCGTTCCGCTCCCCTCGGCCCTGCGCCGCTGCACCGTCTCCGGCGCCGCCCTCGCCGAGGGAGTGCTCCGCGTCCGCTTCACCCCGGACCCGCGACTGTGGCCCCGGGAGCGCTGA
- a CDS encoding carboxylesterase: MPVLPGAEPFRHEGGEVGVLLCHGFTGSPQSLRPWAEYLAERGLTVSLPLLPGHGTRWQDMQLTGWQDWYAEVDRALRELLDRCEQVFVFGLSMGGALTLRLAAKHGDSISGIVLVNPANKVHDPLAVALPVAKHFIRSTPGIASDIAKPGSDEVGYDRVPTRAAHSLRKFFQLVDTELPQVTQPVLLLHSPQDHVVPPVDSARILARVSSTDVTETLLEQSYHVATLDYDAERIFADSYAFVGRLAKSVGREGAASGG; this comes from the coding sequence GTGCCCGTCCTCCCTGGAGCAGAGCCGTTCCGCCACGAGGGCGGAGAGGTGGGCGTGCTTCTCTGCCACGGCTTCACCGGTTCGCCTCAGTCGCTCCGCCCGTGGGCCGAGTACCTGGCCGAGCGCGGGCTGACCGTGTCGCTGCCGCTGCTGCCCGGACACGGGACGCGCTGGCAGGACATGCAGCTCACCGGCTGGCAGGACTGGTACGCCGAGGTCGACCGCGCGCTGCGGGAGCTGCTGGACCGGTGCGAGCAGGTGTTCGTCTTCGGGCTCTCGATGGGCGGCGCGCTGACGCTGCGGCTGGCCGCCAAGCACGGGGACTCGATCAGCGGGATCGTCCTCGTCAACCCCGCCAACAAGGTGCACGACCCGCTGGCCGTCGCCCTTCCGGTGGCCAAGCACTTCATCCGGTCGACGCCGGGGATCGCCAGCGACATCGCCAAGCCCGGTTCGGACGAGGTCGGCTACGACCGGGTCCCGACCCGGGCCGCGCACTCGCTGCGGAAGTTCTTCCAGCTGGTGGACACCGAGCTGCCGCAGGTGACGCAGCCCGTGCTGCTGCTGCACAGCCCCCAGGACCATGTGGTCCCGCCGGTGGACTCGGCGCGGATCCTGGCCCGGGTGTCGTCGACGGACGTCACCGAGACCCTGCTGGAACAGAGCTACCACGTGGCGACGTTGGACTACGACGCGGAGCGGATCTTCGCGGACAGCTATGCGTTCGTCGGGCGGCTCGCGAAGAGTGTCGGCAGGGAGGGGGCGGCCAGCGGTGGCTGA
- a CDS encoding 1-acyl-sn-glycerol-3-phosphate acyltransferase → MIYGAMKFSIGGSLKLAFRPWVEGLENIPAEGPAILASNHLSFSDSFFLPAVLDRKVTFIAKAEYFTSPGVKGKLTAAFFKGVGQLPVDRSGARGAGEAAIKSGIEVIERGELFGIYPEGTRSPDGRLYRGKPGGLARVALATGAPVIPVAMIDTEKIQPPGKVVPKLMRPGIRIGKPLDFSRYQGMDGDRFILRSVTDEVMYEIMKLSGQEYVDIYATAAKRQIADAEKAEKAEKARAKGETGTGTE, encoded by the coding sequence TTGATCTACGGCGCAATGAAGTTCTCCATCGGGGGTTCCCTGAAGCTCGCCTTCAGGCCTTGGGTGGAGGGCCTCGAGAACATTCCCGCTGAGGGGCCGGCGATCCTCGCGAGCAACCACCTGTCCTTCTCCGACTCCTTCTTCCTGCCGGCCGTGCTGGACCGCAAGGTGACCTTCATCGCGAAGGCGGAGTACTTCACCTCCCCCGGGGTCAAGGGCAAGCTGACGGCCGCCTTCTTCAAGGGCGTCGGCCAGCTCCCGGTGGACCGCTCCGGCGCGCGCGGTGCGGGCGAGGCCGCCATCAAGAGCGGCATCGAGGTCATCGAGCGCGGGGAGCTGTTCGGTATTTACCCCGAGGGGACGCGTTCACCCGACGGCCGCCTCTACCGCGGCAAGCCCGGCGGCCTGGCCAGGGTGGCGCTCGCCACCGGGGCCCCCGTGATCCCGGTGGCGATGATCGACACCGAGAAGATCCAGCCGCCCGGCAAGGTGGTCCCGAAGCTGATGCGCCCGGGCATCCGGATCGGCAAGCCGCTGGACTTCAGCCGCTACCAGGGCATGGACGGGGACCGCTTCATCCTCCGCTCGGTGACCGACGAGGTCATGTACGAGATCATGAAGCTCTCCGGCCAGGAGTACGTGGACATCTACGCCACGGCCGCCAAGCGGCAGATCGCGGACGCGGAGAAGGCCGAGAAGGCCGAGAAGGCCAGGGCCAAGGGAGAGACGGGCACGGGCACGGAGTAG
- a CDS encoding SRPBCC family protein: MAEHTSSSITIEAAPADVMAVIADFARYPEWTGEVKEAEVLSTDAEGRAEKVRLLLDAGAIKDDHTLAYTWKGADEVSWTLDKSQMLRQLDGSYRLAPLDGGRTEVTYQLTVDVKIPMLGMIKRKAEKVIIDRALAGLKKRVESR; encoded by the coding sequence ATGGCGGAACACACCAGCTCGAGCATCACGATCGAGGCGGCGCCGGCCGACGTCATGGCCGTGATCGCCGACTTCGCCCGCTACCCCGAGTGGACCGGCGAGGTGAAGGAGGCCGAGGTGCTGTCCACCGACGCCGAGGGCCGCGCCGAGAAGGTCCGCCTCCTTCTGGACGCCGGCGCGATCAAGGACGACCACACCCTGGCGTACACCTGGAAGGGCGCGGACGAGGTCAGCTGGACCCTGGACAAGTCCCAGATGCTGCGGCAGCTGGACGGCTCCTACCGGCTGGCCCCCCTGGACGGCGGCCGCACGGAGGTCACCTACCAGCTGACCGTGGACGTCAAGATCCCGATGCTGGGCATGATCAAGCGCAAGGCGGAGAAGGTCATCATCGACCGCGCGCTGGCAGGCCTGAAGAAGCGCGTCGAATCCCGCTAG
- a CDS encoding ROK family glucokinase, which produces MGLTIGVDIGGTKIAAGVVDEEGTILETYKVPTPPTADGVTEAICAAVSEVSSSHTIDAVGIGAAGYVDDKRATVLFAPNINWRHEPLKDKVEQRIGLPVVVENDANCAAWGEYRFGAGQGHEDVICITLGTGLGGGIIIGNKLRRGRFGVAAEFGHIRVVPDGLLCGCGSQGCWEQYASGRALVRYAKQRANATPENAAILLALGDGTPDGIEGKHISEAARAGDLVAVDAFRELARWAGAGLADLASLFDPSAFIVGGGVSDEGDLVLDPIRKSFKRWLVGGAWRPHAQVLAAQLGGKAGLVGAADLARQG; this is translated from the coding sequence ATGGGACTCACCATCGGCGTCGACATCGGCGGCACGAAGATCGCGGCCGGCGTGGTCGACGAAGAGGGCACCATCCTTGAGACGTACAAGGTGCCCACCCCGCCGACCGCGGACGGCGTGACGGAGGCCATCTGTGCCGCCGTCTCCGAGGTCAGCAGCAGCCACACCATCGACGCCGTCGGCATCGGCGCCGCCGGATACGTGGACGACAAGCGTGCGACGGTGCTCTTCGCGCCGAACATCAACTGGCGGCACGAGCCGCTGAAGGACAAGGTCGAGCAGCGCATCGGCCTGCCGGTCGTCGTCGAGAACGACGCGAACTGCGCGGCCTGGGGCGAGTACCGCTTCGGCGCAGGCCAGGGCCACGAGGACGTCATCTGCATCACGCTCGGCACGGGCCTGGGCGGCGGCATCATCATCGGCAACAAGCTGCGGCGCGGACGCTTCGGCGTCGCCGCCGAGTTCGGCCACATCCGGGTCGTCCCCGACGGCCTGCTGTGCGGCTGCGGCAGCCAGGGCTGCTGGGAGCAGTACGCCTCCGGGCGCGCGCTCGTCCGGTACGCGAAGCAGCGCGCCAACGCCACCCCCGAGAACGCGGCGATCCTGCTCGCGCTCGGCGACGGCACCCCCGACGGCATCGAGGGCAAGCACATCAGCGAGGCCGCCCGCGCCGGTGACCTGGTGGCCGTCGACGCCTTCCGCGAGCTGGCCCGCTGGGCCGGCGCCGGCCTGGCCGACCTGGCCTCGCTCTTCGACCCGTCGGCGTTCATCGTCGGCGGCGGGGTCTCCGACGAGGGCGACCTCGTCCTCGACCCGATCCGCAAGTCCTTCAAGCGCTGGCTGGTCGGCGGCGCGTGGCGCCCGCACGCGCAGGTGCTGGCCGCGCAGCTCGGCGGCAAGGCCGGGCTCGTCGGCGCGGCGGACCTGGCCCGTCAGGGCTGA
- a CDS encoding DUF5304 domain-containing protein, giving the protein MSEATDRPTDDDAWAQACAEDLAAEKERHRSQQGGGPGTGTAAEELFKLFEAVADKVSSLNNPLLGAAAQDAVRQFVNQAKTAAKPVVERNPEVFGHLAAAGSELLAAYRSAVEGHERRWTRDEPPAPRKPADGGDEGPGEGPAERIDLD; this is encoded by the coding sequence ATGAGCGAGGCCACCGACCGCCCCACCGACGACGACGCCTGGGCGCAGGCCTGCGCCGAGGACCTCGCCGCCGAGAAGGAACGCCACAGGTCGCAGCAGGGCGGCGGCCCGGGCACGGGAACCGCCGCCGAGGAGCTGTTCAAGCTCTTCGAAGCCGTCGCCGACAAGGTCTCCTCGCTGAACAACCCGCTCCTCGGCGCCGCGGCCCAGGACGCCGTACGCCAGTTCGTCAACCAGGCCAAGACCGCCGCGAAGCCCGTCGTCGAGCGCAACCCGGAGGTCTTCGGCCACCTCGCCGCGGCCGGTTCCGAACTCCTCGCCGCCTACCGCTCGGCCGTCGAGGGCCACGAGCGCCGCTGGACCCGGGACGAGCCCCCCGCGCCCCGCAAGCCCGCCGACGGCGGCGACGAAGGCCCCGGTGAGGGCCCGGCCGAGCGGATCGATCTCGACTGA
- a CDS encoding YdcF family protein, whose protein sequence is MADERPQGITEDQRQAAQLIWDYHHMRHELRPCDAAIALGCNDLGVSTYAAHLYETGFFPTLVFTGGNSAATSSVFPRGEAVHFHEHALALGVPAHAMLLEPKAANTGQNIAFAREALTASGVQPRSVLLISMPYMERRAFATCREQWPDIEVVCASDPLSFDTYLKCMGDEESVISMIVGDLQRVIEYPKQGFAIDQDVPEDVHAAYESLVRDGFTSCLISP, encoded by the coding sequence GTGGCAGACGAACGACCGCAGGGAATCACCGAGGATCAGCGGCAGGCCGCCCAGCTGATCTGGGACTACCACCACATGCGTCACGAACTCCGCCCGTGCGACGCGGCCATTGCTTTGGGCTGCAACGACCTCGGCGTCAGCACCTACGCCGCCCACCTGTACGAGACCGGGTTCTTCCCCACCCTCGTGTTCACCGGCGGCAACAGCGCGGCCACCAGCAGCGTGTTCCCCCGTGGCGAAGCCGTGCACTTCCACGAACACGCCCTCGCGCTCGGCGTACCCGCCCACGCGATGCTGCTGGAGCCGAAGGCCGCCAACACCGGGCAGAACATCGCGTTCGCGCGTGAGGCGCTCACCGCCTCCGGGGTCCAGCCCCGCTCCGTGCTGCTGATCAGCATGCCGTACATGGAGCGACGGGCCTTCGCCACCTGCCGCGAGCAGTGGCCTGACATCGAAGTAGTGTGCGCTTCCGACCCGTTGTCCTTCGACACCTACCTCAAATGCATGGGCGACGAGGAATCCGTGATCAGCATGATCGTCGGCGACCTGCAACGGGTGATCGAGTATCCGAAGCAAGGCTTCGCCATTGACCAGGACGTACCGGAGGACGTGCACGCCGCATACGAGTCCCTCGTCCGCGACGGCTTCACCAGCTGTCTCATCAGCCCCTGA
- a CDS encoding endonuclease/exonuclease/phosphatase family protein, whose protein sequence is MLPKSVTEPDGSAVIRALSYNIRSLRDDEEALARVIRACAPDLVFVQEAPRFFRWRKHAARLAAKTDLVVLSGGATAAGPLLLCSLRAFVERTEDVLLPLTPGRHRRGFATAVVRFGAARVGVVSAHLSLDPGERRAQADLLLDRVAALGAPHAIAAADVNEAPGGPAFGRLSESLQDCWTVSPWGGGDTFPASAPSRRIDAVFASRGVEVLACGVPAGLPGVTAPDLRSATDHLPVLATLRLPAG, encoded by the coding sequence ATGCTGCCGAAGTCTGTGACCGAGCCCGACGGTTCAGCCGTGATCCGGGCCCTCAGCTACAACATCCGCTCGCTGCGCGACGACGAGGAGGCGCTGGCCCGCGTCATCCGGGCCTGCGCGCCCGACCTGGTCTTCGTCCAGGAGGCGCCGCGGTTCTTCCGCTGGCGCAAACACGCGGCCAGGCTGGCCGCCAAGACCGACCTCGTGGTGCTGAGCGGGGGAGCGACGGCGGCCGGGCCGCTGCTGCTGTGCTCGCTACGGGCCTTCGTGGAGCGGACCGAGGACGTCCTGCTCCCGCTCACCCCCGGACGGCACCGCCGGGGCTTCGCGACGGCCGTGGTCCGCTTCGGGGCGGCCCGGGTCGGGGTGGTCAGCGCGCACCTGTCGCTGGACCCGGGGGAGCGGCGGGCCCAGGCGGACCTCCTCCTCGACCGGGTGGCCGCGCTGGGGGCGCCGCACGCGATCGCCGCCGCCGATGTCAACGAGGCCCCGGGCGGTCCGGCCTTCGGCCGGCTGTCGGAGTCCCTCCAGGACTGCTGGACGGTGTCCCCGTGGGGCGGCGGCGACACCTTCCCGGCGTCCGCGCCAAGCCGCCGCATCGACGCGGTGTTCGCCTCGCGGGGGGTGGAGGTCCTGGCCTGCGGAGTCCCTGCGGGGCTTCCGGGGGTCACGGCGCCCGACCTCCGCTCGGCCACCGACCACCTCCCGGTCCTGGCCACCCTCCGCCTCCCGGCGGGCTGA
- a CDS encoding MacS family sensor histidine kinase, which produces MAKRERVVRMSVEQPLWQALTVYRLLTMVYAVLLFAAAYRKFDHPWTAAGYLACLAVWTLATHRRVANAASCTKGFLVADLTVALAGILLTPLADTHERITAGGPTLPSIWTGGSVLAFALKGGWRWAGFASTFVAVANIAVHGGDPTRDTLHNVLLVWVASIAIGYVVEVARASEATLARALEIEAATRERERLARDIHDGVLQVLAMVQRRGTELGGEAAELGRMAGEQEVALRTLVSSGLVHPSRVSRDGSLGALVDTYEVEEPGADEGELDLRSLLAPHAGSRVSFAEPGTPVLLSAPAARELAAAVGAALDNVRKHAGEGASAWILVEDWGDEVIVTVRDDGPGIPAGRLDQAEGEGRMGVALSIRGRLRDLGGSADLVSVPGQGTEVELKVPRGSTQ; this is translated from the coding sequence ATGGCGAAGCGCGAGCGCGTCGTACGGATGTCGGTCGAGCAGCCGCTGTGGCAGGCCCTGACCGTCTACCGGCTGCTCACCATGGTCTACGCGGTCCTCCTGTTCGCCGCGGCGTACCGGAAGTTCGACCACCCCTGGACCGCGGCCGGCTACCTCGCCTGCCTCGCCGTCTGGACGCTGGCCACCCACCGCAGGGTGGCGAACGCGGCCAGCTGCACCAAGGGCTTCCTCGTCGCCGACCTCACCGTCGCGCTGGCCGGCATCCTGCTCACCCCGCTCGCCGACACCCACGAGCGGATCACGGCGGGCGGCCCCACCCTCCCCAGCATCTGGACCGGCGGCTCGGTCCTCGCCTTCGCCCTCAAGGGCGGCTGGCGCTGGGCCGGCTTCGCCTCGACCTTCGTGGCCGTCGCCAACATCGCCGTCCACGGCGGCGACCCCACCCGGGACACCCTGCACAACGTCCTGCTGGTCTGGGTCGCCTCCATAGCCATCGGGTACGTCGTCGAGGTCGCCCGGGCCAGTGAAGCCACCCTCGCCCGCGCCCTGGAGATCGAGGCCGCCACCCGCGAGCGCGAACGCCTCGCCCGCGACATCCACGACGGGGTCCTCCAGGTCCTCGCCATGGTCCAGCGGCGCGGTACCGAGCTGGGCGGCGAGGCCGCCGAACTCGGCCGGATGGCGGGCGAGCAGGAGGTGGCGCTGCGCACGCTGGTCTCCAGCGGGCTGGTCCACCCCTCCCGGGTCTCGCGCGACGGGTCGCTCGGCGCGCTGGTGGACACGTACGAGGTGGAGGAGCCCGGTGCCGACGAGGGCGAGCTGGACCTGCGCTCCCTGCTCGCCCCGCACGCCGGGTCCCGGGTGAGCTTTGCCGAGCCCGGCACCCCGGTGCTCCTGTCGGCGCCCGCCGCGCGGGAGCTGGCGGCGGCGGTCGGCGCGGCCCTCGACAACGTGCGCAAGCACGCCGGGGAAGGGGCCAGCGCCTGGATCCTGGTCGAGGACTGGGGCGACGAGGTGATCGTGACCGTACGGGACGACGGCCCGGGCATCCCGGCCGGCCGGCTCGACCAGGCGGAGGGCGAAGGGCGCATGGGCGTGGCCCTGTCCATCCGGGGACGCCTGCGCGACCTCGGCGGCAGCGCCGATCTGGTGTCCGTCCCCGGACAGGGCACCGAAGTGGAACTGAAAGTACCGAGGGGGAGCACCCAGTGA
- a CDS encoding response regulator transcription factor, which translates to MVVDDHPMWRDAVARDLAAAGFDVVATAGDGPEAVRRARAAGPQVLVLDLNLPGMPGVQVCKELVGADPALRVLVLSASGEHADVLEAVKSGATGYLLKSAGAQELIDAVRRTAAGDPVFTPGLAGLVLGEYRRLATDPAPAAPDEPKAPQLTDRETEVLRLVAKGLSYKQIAERLVISHRTVQNHVQNTLGKLQLHNRVELVRYAIERGLDDA; encoded by the coding sequence ATGGTCGTCGACGACCATCCGATGTGGCGGGACGCGGTGGCCCGCGACCTGGCCGCCGCGGGGTTCGACGTCGTCGCCACCGCCGGCGACGGCCCGGAGGCGGTACGCCGCGCCCGCGCGGCCGGCCCGCAGGTACTGGTCCTCGACCTCAACCTGCCCGGGATGCCCGGGGTCCAGGTGTGCAAGGAGCTGGTCGGCGCCGATCCCGCGCTGCGCGTGCTCGTCCTGTCGGCCAGCGGTGAGCACGCCGACGTCCTGGAGGCGGTGAAGTCCGGGGCCACCGGCTACCTGCTGAAGTCCGCCGGGGCCCAGGAGCTGATCGACGCGGTCCGCCGCACGGCGGCCGGCGACCCGGTGTTCACCCCGGGCCTGGCCGGCCTCGTCCTCGGGGAGTACCGGCGCCTGGCCACCGACCCGGCGCCGGCCGCCCCCGACGAGCCCAAGGCCCCGCAGCTGACCGACCGGGAGACGGAGGTGCTGCGGCTGGTGGCCAAGGGGCTCTCGTACAAGCAGATCGCGGAGCGGCTGGTCATCTCCCACCGCACGGTCCAGAACCACGTCCAGAACACCCTGGGCAAGCTCCAGCTGCACAACCGGGTGGAGCTCGTCCGGTACGCGATAGAGCGCGGGCTCGACGACGCGTAA
- a CDS encoding DNA-binding transcriptional regulator, with protein MATVHHWTGLEAKALRLALRLSVRAFAEHLGVGVRTISKWEKLQALTEPRPDTQAILDTALARADAAAHLRFETFLSEAGRPGTETAGRRVTPTGPLAWEYESWADDLDRVMVALSQQDFTFADSLLSRWLSRFKTAELDEKGLYLFARSTTLLGDLKRYRGTPVGLRSAQHSYVGARTVFTHLGVPRRVAQIDLSLAVVMEMSGKLEAAARAYETLAVDDRLSPRDRASARLWVGTALSKDGQHDYATRVMTAATRDFENLAEPDDWSVAHQKLALARRDAGDLTAAFRFLDVACSTGTVRSPMQRVQLTTAQAHILRTDPATRDDGLRLLDEAAQIAAQSDLGHQLRSIESIRRTCEGAFKPLHHRPGSSEWQTNDRRESPRISGRPPS; from the coding sequence GTGGCGACCGTGCACCACTGGACCGGGCTGGAGGCCAAAGCACTTCGGCTGGCTCTGCGGCTGAGCGTCCGAGCGTTTGCCGAACACCTCGGTGTCGGCGTGCGGACGATCTCCAAATGGGAGAAGCTCCAGGCGTTGACCGAGCCCCGTCCGGACACCCAGGCGATCCTCGACACAGCTTTGGCCCGTGCGGATGCGGCCGCCCATCTGCGGTTCGAGACGTTCCTGTCCGAGGCCGGACGCCCCGGGACGGAAACCGCAGGCCGACGGGTGACACCCACAGGTCCGCTGGCCTGGGAGTACGAATCCTGGGCCGATGACCTGGACCGGGTCATGGTGGCCCTCTCTCAGCAGGATTTCACGTTCGCCGATAGCCTGCTCAGCAGGTGGCTGAGCCGCTTCAAGACCGCCGAGCTGGACGAGAAGGGCCTGTATCTGTTCGCCCGCTCGACCACCTTGCTCGGCGACCTCAAGCGATACCGGGGAACTCCCGTCGGACTGCGGTCCGCCCAGCACTCCTATGTCGGTGCGCGCACCGTCTTCACACACCTCGGCGTCCCCCGCCGTGTAGCCCAGATCGACCTGTCCCTCGCGGTCGTCATGGAGATGTCCGGCAAGCTGGAGGCCGCTGCTCGCGCCTACGAAACCCTGGCCGTCGACGACCGGCTTTCTCCTCGCGACCGTGCGAGTGCCCGCTTGTGGGTGGGAACCGCGCTGAGCAAGGACGGTCAGCACGACTACGCGACGCGTGTCATGACAGCCGCGACTCGTGACTTCGAGAACCTCGCCGAACCCGACGACTGGTCGGTGGCCCACCAAAAACTCGCCCTCGCCCGCCGCGACGCCGGAGACCTCACCGCGGCATTCCGGTTCTTGGACGTCGCTTGTAGCACGGGCACCGTGCGGTCCCCGATGCAACGGGTACAGCTCACCACCGCTCAAGCCCACATCTTGCGCACCGATCCCGCCACCCGTGACGACGGGCTCCGCCTTCTCGACGAAGCCGCACAGATCGCCGCACAGTCCGACCTCGGACATCAACTACGTAGCATCGAGTCCATCAGACGGACGTGCGAGGGAGCCTTCAAACCCCTACACCACCGACCAGGGAGCAGCGAGTGGCAGACGAACGACCGCAGGGAATCACCGAGGATCAGCGGCAGGCCGCCCAGCTGA
- a CDS encoding metallophosphoesterase: MGGRKSRTRVHVVSDVHGNTEALARAGDGADALVCLGDLVLFLDYADHSRGIFPDLFGVENADHIVELRTARRFAEAREFGRRLWDGLDRERLIEDAVRRQYAQMFAAFPSPTYATYGNVDIPGLWQEYAGPGTTVLDGQRVEIGGRVFGFVGGGLPSPMRTPYEVDEDEYAAKVEALGEVDVLCSHIPPEVPELCYDTVARRFERGSEALLAAIRRTRPRYALFGHVHQPLARRARIGGTECVNVGHFAATGRPWALEW, from the coding sequence ATGGGTGGCAGGAAGAGTCGTACGCGGGTCCACGTCGTCAGCGACGTACACGGCAACACCGAGGCGCTCGCGCGGGCCGGCGACGGCGCCGACGCGCTCGTCTGCCTCGGTGACCTGGTGCTCTTCCTCGACTACGCCGACCACTCGCGCGGCATCTTCCCCGACCTCTTCGGCGTCGAGAACGCCGACCACATCGTCGAACTGCGAACGGCCCGGCGCTTCGCCGAAGCACGCGAATTCGGCCGCAGGCTGTGGGACGGGCTCGACAGGGAGCGGCTGATCGAGGACGCGGTGCGCCGCCAGTACGCGCAGATGTTCGCCGCCTTCCCCAGCCCGACGTACGCGACGTACGGCAACGTCGACATCCCCGGACTGTGGCAGGAGTACGCCGGACCCGGCACCACCGTGCTCGACGGGCAGCGCGTGGAGATCGGCGGCCGGGTCTTCGGCTTCGTCGGCGGCGGCCTGCCGTCGCCGATGCGCACGCCGTACGAGGTCGACGAGGACGAGTACGCCGCGAAGGTGGAGGCCCTGGGCGAGGTGGACGTGCTGTGCTCGCACATCCCGCCGGAGGTCCCCGAGCTCTGCTACGACACGGTCGCGCGCCGCTTCGAGCGGGGGAGCGAGGCCCTGCTGGCCGCGATCCGCCGGACCCGGCCGCGGTACGCGCTCTTCGGGCACGTCCACCAGCCGCTGGCGCGACGGGCCCGGATCGGCGGCACCGAGTGCGTGAACGTCGGGCACTTCGCCGCCACCGGAAGGCCCTGGGCCCTGGAGTGGTGA